The Nitrospira defluvii genome contains the following window.
GGAGATGCTGCGGAACAGGGGACCTCGAGCCTGGTATTCCTGATGGCCATGCTGAGCATCAACCTGGGCGTTCTGAACTTGCTTCCCATTCCCATTCTGGACGGCGGTCACTTGTTATTCTTTTTTATCGAGGCGATTCGACGAAAACCTCTTGAAGATCGGCAGCGAGAACTGGCACAACAGGTGGGACTGGTCCTGCTGGTCGGCATCATGATTTTCGCCTTCTGGAACGACATCGAGCGGCTGATTTCCCCATAACCCCACATGCGCGTCTCTGAAACCCTCATTCCAACCCTGCGAGAAGATCCAGGCGAAGCTGAAACCGTCAGCCATCGATACATGCTGCGCGCCGGCATGATTCGAAAGGTCGCGGCCGGTATCTATACCTACCTGCCGCTTGGACTGCGGGTGCTGCGAAAAATCGAGAAGATCGTCCGCGAGGAGATGAACCGCGCCGGGGCCCAGGAAGTCCTCATGCCGGTCGCCTCCCCAGCGGAACTGTGGCGAGAGACAGGACGATGGGACTTTTATGGCAAGGAACTCCTGCGTTTCAAGGATCGGCACGAACGGGACTTCTGCCTGGGTCCGACGCACGAGGAGGTAATTACGGACCTCTTTCGTCGCGAGGTGCGTTCCTATCGCCAAATGCCGCTCAACTTCTATCAGATCCAAACCAAGTTCCGAGATGAAATCCGGCCCCGTTTCGGGTTGATGCGTGGGCGCGAATTCATCATGAAGGATGCGTATAGCTTCGATCGGGACGAAGCCGGAGCGAGGTTGAGTTATCAAAAAATGTATGACGCTTACAACCGGATCTTCGCCCGCTGCGGGCTCACGTTCAGACCGGTAGAGGCGGACACCGGCCTCATCGGCGGGACATCCTCGCACGAATTCATGGTCCTGGCTGAGACCGGAGAAGAAACCATCGTCTACAGCGAAGAAGGCACCTACGCCGCCAACGTCGAGCGCGCCGAGGTCCTGCCGCCGGATGCCTCCGAGTTGCCTGCTCCTCGTCCGCTCACAGCCGTCTCGACGCCGGGCCGACGGACGGTCGAGGAAGTGACCAAGTTCCTCAAGATCGCACCGACGCAGCTGGTCAAGACGCTTTTGTACACTACAGGGAAAGACACCGTCGCCGTCCTGGTTCGGGGCGATCACGACGTGAACGAAATCAAGGTCAAGCACCTCCTCGGGGCCACCGACGTTGAGCTGGTCGTGCCGGAACGAGTTCCAGAGTTGACCGGCGCCCCGGTCGGATACGCAGGGCCTGTCGGGCTGAAAAACATCCGGGTCCTGGCAGACTGGGCCGTGAAAGCCATGGCCAACTTCGTCGTGGGAGCCAACAAGGCCGACACTCACTTCGTCGACGCCAACTGGGCACGTGACTTTACGGTCGATCACTTTGCCGATCTACGAAATGCCCAGGCCGGTGACCCCTCGCCCCGCCAGGACGGAACGTTGAAAACGGCCAAGGGCATCGAGGTCGGTCATGTATTCATGCTAGGCACGAAATACAGCCAGGCCATGAAGGCCACCTTCCTCGACGCTCAGGGACAAGAACAGCTTGCCGTCATGGGTTGTTACGGCATCGGGGTGAGCCGGGTGGCGGCCGCATCGGTTGAGCAAAATCACGATGCCAAAGGCATCAAGTGGCCGATTCCCATCGCGCCGTTTCACGTCACCCTTCTGCCGCTCAGTCAGTCTGAGCCGGTCACCCAACTTGCTAGCTCCCTCTATCGCTCGATGCAGGAATCCGGTATCGAGGTGCTGTGGGATGACCGTGACGAACGCGCTGGTGTGAAATTCAACGATGCCGACCTGATCGGCGCTCCCTTCCATCTGGTGATCGGAGAAAAAGGGTTGGCGCAGGGACAAGTCGAACTCAAAGTCCGTCAGACCGGCGACACCAAGAAAATCGCTCCCGACCAGGCGCTCCCCACGCTGACGACTCTGATACAAGCCGCATCGTAGCTGTTCCGCCACCCCCACGCATCACCGCCCTGATTACGCTCTCCCCCGACAGACCTCGGCTTGACTGGCGAAGTCGAGCCGGCGCAGACAGGTTTGAGAAAATGCCTTTTGCTTGCCTTGACCCGCCGTTGCGATACACTGACACACACGGAAGAAGCCCGGCCAGGAACCCGTGCCAGGCGCAGGTTCCCAATTCAGCAGCGCAATCCCGACACCACGCTCGGCTCCCCGTTCAGCCTGTTTGGAGAGAACTTGATGCAGCCCAAAGCTCCGCTGCCTGGTGTCAGTGAGACCACGCTCAAGGCCGGGAACGCCGAAAACGTCAAGCGGATCAGCGCACAGATTCTCGCCGCCGCAGACATCGATCAAATCCTCCTGGATCTCCGCCACGATATCCTCGGCTGCTTCGACGCGGAAGACCTGACGCTCTTCGTCGTGGACTCCGAAAAAAAGGAAATCTTTTCCAAGATTCCCCACCTCGATACGGTCCAGGAAGTCCGCACACCGATTACGGAACAAAGTCTTCCGGGGTTCTGCGCCAAGTACCTCCGCCCGGTCAATGTCGGTGACGCCTATAGCCTGACGGAGCTTGCTACGATCCACCCGGCGCTGACCCATGACGCCACCTACGACAAGAACACGGGGTTCAAGACCAAACAGGTCCTCACCTATCCCGTCGTGGCCGAGAACAAGTATCTCATGGGCGTCATCCAGCTTCTCAACAAGAAGAGCGGCGGACGATTCACCCGCAAGGACGAGGAATGCGTCGCGGAAATCGCGAAGGCCCTGGGCACGGCATTTCACACCTTACGAAAAACCTCCAAGAAGCCGCCGTCAAAATTCGATTACCTGCTGACCAACGGCAAGATTTCACAACAGGATCTGGATGTCGCCCTCAACGAAGCGAAGAAGGGCACGACGGACATCGAATCACTCCTGATTGAGAAATACAAAGTGCCGAAAGCCGAAATCGGCAAATCGCTCGCGAATTTCCACAAGTGTCCCTACATCGAGTACAACGAACGGACCATCGTCGATATCGAATTGCTCAAGAATCTCAACGTCGACTATTTGAAGAAAAACCACTGGATGCCCCTGAAGCGGGACCGCGCCGCGATCGAGATTCTGACCGACGATCCCGGTGATTTGGATCGCGTCCAGGACATCAAGCGCACCTTCCCTGGCCTCAATATTCGCTTCGCCGTCAGTCTGCGCCGCGACATCGCCCTCTTTCTCACGAGCACCACCGGCGGCCCCGAGGTCAGCAACAAAATGAATGAGAATGTCTCCGACATTCTCGGCGAGTTGGTCAGCGAGTCCCAGCTGGAAGCGCAGGAAGAAGCATCCAGCGCAGGACTCGATGAGAACGACAACGCCATCGTGCGTCTCGCCAATCAGATCATCGCCGACGCCTTCCGGCAAGGGACTTCAGATATTCATATTGAGCCCTATGGAGAAAAACGCGATACCCTCGTGCGGTTCCGAGTCGACGGCGACTGCTTCGAGTACATGAAAATTCCGCCGAGTTATCGCCGCGCCATCGTATCGCGCCTGAAGATCATGGCGAGCCTCGACATCGCGGAACGCCGGAAGCCTCAGGACGGAAAGATCAAATTCAAGATCGGTGAGAACAAGGAAATCGAGCTACGTGTCGCCACCATCCCGACCGCCGGCTACAACGAAGACGTGGTCATGCGTATCCTCGCTGCGAGCGAGCCGTTGCCGGTCGACAAGATGGGGTTCTCTGATCGGAACCTTCGCGAAATTAAGAGTATCGCCGAAAAACCCTACGGCATCATTCTCTGCGTCGGACCTACCGGATCCGGAAAAACCACCACGCTGCACTCCGTGCTCGGGTACATCAACACGCCGGACATCAAAATCTGGACGGCGGAAGACCCGGTCGAAATCACGCAATACGGACTGCGCCAGGTACAGGTCCATTCTAAAATCGGATTTACATTCGCGGCGGCCATGCGCGCCTTCCTCCGCGCAGACCCGGACGTGATTATGGTCGGAGAAATGCGGGACAAAGAAACGGCGGATACCGGCATCGAGGCTTCGCTGACAGGCCACTTGGTGCTGAGCACGTTGCACACGAACAGCGCGGTGGAAACCATCACTCGTCTGTTGGACATGGGATGCGACTCCTTCAGTTTTGCCGATGCCATGCTGGGCGTGCTGGCCCAGCGGTTGGCACGACGCATCTGCAAAGAGTGCAAGGAAGCGTATCAACCGTCCAAGGAAGAATATGAGGAATTGCGGCTGGGATATGGCCCTGACTATTGGAACACCCTGAAAGTCCCCTTCGATGCCAACTTTCGACTCTATCGAGGGAAAGGGTGTGATGCCTGCAACCGGACCGGCCTGAAAGGCCGCGTGGCGCTGCACGAGTTGTTGCTGGGCACGGATCACATGAAGAAGTTGATCCAGAACAAAGCCAAGACCGATGAAATGCTCAAAGCCGCCATGGACGATGGGATGACCACGCTGGTCCAGGACGGCATTCAGAAGGTGCTGCAGGGGCACACGACCTACAAGGAGGTCAAGGCCGTCGCCATCAAGTAGGCGGCAGGCCTCTGATCGGCATACGACCTACCTCGCGGAAGCAGGCACGGACAGTTGGCTCAGTGCCTGCCCTAATCGCGCAACATCTGCTTCCCGGCCCAACTTCTTCGCGCACGCCACGGCCTGAGTCAGAGCAGCCCCGGCGCCGACTCGATCACCTTGCGCAAGATAGCTGTGGTAGGCGCGTTCAAAAAAAGCGAGGCCGCGATCGGGAAATCCTCGGCGGTCGGCTACCCGTCCTAACCGCAAGAGATCTGCGGCAATCCCAGTCCGATGTTCCGCGGCCTTATCTAATTCCAACGCCCGTTCAAATTCCTGCTCGGCTGCATCGTAGGCCTGGCGTGCCTCAGCTACCATACCCAGGTTCACGTGGTTGCTGGCTTCGGAGGCAAGGTTGCCGGTAGCTTGATTCAACGCCATGGCGTGACGGAACTGCTGGGCAGCCTGCTCAAGGTCTCCCTTCGCCTGCCGCAGCAAACCGAGATTGTTTCGCAGCGTCGCCTCCGCCCCTTGATCCGCCTTCTGTTGAGCCAACTCCAGCGCTTCCTGATAGAACTGCTCGGCCTCCTCGGTCTGTCCGGCCTGATGCGTTGCCGTCCCCAACGCCGTCACGCTCTCGAGTAAGAGGTCTGGCGCACCCAGTTCCCGGGCCAGGGTTACCGCCCGCCCATGCGAGGTGATCGCGAGAGTCGAATCCCCACGCGCAAGAGCAACACGCCCGATATCATTAAGCGTGCCGACGAGGGTTCTCCTGTCGTCGAGACTTTCCGCCACGCGACGCGCCGCCTCATACGCCTCCGCTGCACGGGCGCGATCCCCCCGTGTCAACCAATGATCGCCCTGCCGCCGCAGAGACTCAAGCTGTGCAGCCCATGGGCCAGGCTGAGGTTCGGGAGGCACAGGTGGCTGAGCAGTCGCGCATCCCAGCAAGGCGCAGAGCGCCAGGACGCTCATGCCTGCATGGCACCCTTCCCGTCGCGATCTCATCGACGCAGTTGATCTCCTCTCAAGCTCTGAGTTCCCATCTGGGGTCGCACCGGTGACGACTTCGGTGCCGGCCCGGCGTTCTCTGCAAACCGGTTGAAAGGGAACGTCTGCTTCGCGCCGCGTACCAGAGTCGAGACCTCGGTTAAGGTGCCTTCGGCCGTCCGAATGACGGGGATCAATTCCTGACTCACCTCATCCACGGAATCCGAGAGGCGCTTTACGCTTGCCAACGTGGATTCGGCACTATTCAGGATAGCCGGTAGACGGCCGGTGGCCTGCTGCACGTCCGCGGTCACTCGATCCACCACACTCAAGGTTCGCTTGATGGAGCCGGTCATGGTCGGCAGTGCGGTCGCCGTTTGCTCGACCGAGGCGATCGTCCGCTGAACCGATGCCACCACCGAGGGCAAATCCTGGGTCGCCACGGCCACCTGCTCAAGTGCCTTCCCGCCGGCTTTGAGCCCGCCTTGCACATCCTGCGTGATGGTTTCCACCCGAAGTAACGTTTGCTTGACCGCCATCAACACCGGCTCGACCTCGTTGAGCAGATCACCGATGTCCCTCGGCTCCACGGCTCGAATCGTCGCACCATCAGCCAACGGCGGGCTGTTGGCCGTCCCCATCCCAATATCGACTTGCGTCTGCCCGACCACTACACCGCTCTTGGTAACCCGTAAATCTGAATTGTCCTTCACCATGTTTTGGTATCGAGTCAACAGCTGCAGCGTCACATCGACGGTTCCGCGATCGTTCAAATCCACCCGCTTGACCCGCCCGATCGAAATGCCCGAGACGACCACCGGCGCTCCAGGCTCCAGACCATAGGATTTGCTGAGACTCGCCTTGAGCGAATACTTCGGTTCAAAGAGATGTTCAGCCCGCGACATCCAGAACCCCGCCCCTGCCAGAATCAGCAGGGGGATCACCACAAAAGTTCCGACGATCTGTGCCAGTCGCCCGCTCGACAGCTGATGTGAATAATGCATATCGCTCCTCTTTCACCCCCGCGACCACAGCGTGATCCGGAGCCGCCTACTCCACATATCGTCGTAGCGCGGGAGGGACCGTCCTGCCCACCGACTCCAGACTGCCGTCGGCCTCCACCCGCCCGTCCTGCAACACGACCAGTCGATCCGCGCCTTCGATGAAGGGCGAAAACGAACGCAACGCCGCCACCACCGTCAAGGGTTGCTGCTGCCGTCGTGCTTCGACATACTGTTTCAGGACCAACACCATGTCCGCATCCAGCCCTGCCACGGGATCGTCCAATAGCAGGACGTCCGGCTCTAACATCAACGACCGCGCAATGGCCCCACGGCGAATCTCCCCTTGATTGAGCTCAGCGGGAAAGCGGTCCCGCAACGAGGCCAATCCCAATCGTTCCAACTGCGCCATCACCACCTGCTCTCGTTGACGATCCGGCATCGCCCCTCGATGATACCGCAGCGGTAAGAGCACATTGTTGAAGAGGGTCATGTTGCTCAGCAACCCCGGCTGTTGCAGCACGGCCCCCACCCGAAGCCGTACCGGGCCGTCGCCTGCCTCCTCAACAGCACTCCAATCCTGTCCTAAGACCATCACCTTCCCGGATTGCGGCGGCAAGAGGCCTGCCGCCAACTCGATGGTCAGGCTTTTCCCCGAGCGACTCGGCCCCACCAGCGCAACGAACTGACCCGCCGTGATCTGTAGGTCCAGTTGCAAGCAGGACGTGCTCCCGGCAAGAGGCGCTCGAACCTGCGCAAAGCTGATGGCTGTCTCGCTCATAAATAGAGCGGCACCGTCACGACAACATCCACCAGCAGACACAACACGAACGAATTGATCATCGCCCGGGTCGTTTGTTGCGGCACTTCCGTATAGGAAGACCGCACCGCTAGGCCATGGTAACAACAGACCGCCGCGACGGCTGATCCGAATCCGAACCCCTTGATCGCCGTCATCAACAAGTCGGTCGTCGACAACGCCCGAGTAACACTTTCGACGAATGCAGAAAAAGGAATCGTCAGTTGCGCGTCGGCGACCAGGTATCCGCCGAACACCGCCACGACGTCAAAGTAGAACGTCAGGCACAGCATCGAGAGCACCATGCCGACCATACGAGGCATAATGACGAATTGGCTGATGGGAATTCCCATGAGTCGGAGCGCGACCACTTCCCGCGTCACCGACATGTTGCCCAGTTCGGTCGCGATGGCCGTGCCCGATCGCCCGACGACGATGAAGGCGGTGATCAAGGGACCGAGCTCCCGAATCACCGTGACCACGATGATGCTGCCCACCAGTCCGCCAGCCCCGAGCTTGGGAAGCTGTGTCCCGGCCTGCGTCACAATGATGATGCCGAGCAAGAGCGCAATGACGCTGGTCACGGGCAGCGCGTCGACACCCGTGAAGAGAATCTGACGGATCAACACCCGCAGCGTTTCCCGCCGCCCCTGTCGCGCCGGTGATACCAGATCCAATACCGCTTGTGTGAAAAGCGTGGCCAACGCCGCCAGGTAGGCATATCCGGCTATGGTCTTCCGTCCTACCCACTCGATCATCGGGTGTGCGCGGCCTCCCCCACGTCGCAGCATGCACCGAGCGCCTTGCGTCCGCGCCTGGCGTCACGGCGAAATTGTAGGGAAGCACCACACGTAAAGCAACGAGGCCAGCCCCGGCAGGCGTCACGAGGCGGACGGGTGAGATATGGGATCTGCGACCTGATCAGGATCTGAACAATGGACGCGGAAGAAAGAGGGAGCACATCTCGATGAAGGGTTACGAGACGGGCCGATGCTTGATGACGAACTGCTGGATGCGGTGGAGTTGCGGAGGGCGCATCACCACAAACTCGATTCCGACCTCGCCCCCGCGCGCCCATCGGACCACCGCCTCGTCCACGCGGACCGGCCACTCCAGCCCGTCCGTAAGGAACAGCGAGAGCCGCAGGCGAAAACCAGGTGGCATGACATGCTCCGATCGTGCCATACAGCCGGTGAAGGACACATCGAGCATTTCCGCTACCCCGTCGA
Protein-coding sequences here:
- a CDS encoding proline--tRNA ligase, whose product is MRVSETLIPTLREDPGEAETVSHRYMLRAGMIRKVAAGIYTYLPLGLRVLRKIEKIVREEMNRAGAQEVLMPVASPAELWRETGRWDFYGKELLRFKDRHERDFCLGPTHEEVITDLFRREVRSYRQMPLNFYQIQTKFRDEIRPRFGLMRGREFIMKDAYSFDRDEAGARLSYQKMYDAYNRIFARCGLTFRPVEADTGLIGGTSSHEFMVLAETGEETIVYSEEGTYAANVERAEVLPPDASELPAPRPLTAVSTPGRRTVEEVTKFLKIAPTQLVKTLLYTTGKDTVAVLVRGDHDVNEIKVKHLLGATDVELVVPERVPELTGAPVGYAGPVGLKNIRVLADWAVKAMANFVVGANKADTHFVDANWARDFTVDHFADLRNAQAGDPSPRQDGTLKTAKGIEVGHVFMLGTKYSQAMKATFLDAQGQEQLAVMGCYGIGVSRVAAASVEQNHDAKGIKWPIPIAPFHVTLLPLSQSEPVTQLASSLYRSMQESGIEVLWDDRDERAGVKFNDADLIGAPFHLVIGEKGLAQGQVELKVRQTGDTKKIAPDQALPTLTTLIQAAS
- a CDS encoding ATPase, T2SS/T4P/T4SS family; the protein is MQPKAPLPGVSETTLKAGNAENVKRISAQILAAADIDQILLDLRHDILGCFDAEDLTLFVVDSEKKEIFSKIPHLDTVQEVRTPITEQSLPGFCAKYLRPVNVGDAYSLTELATIHPALTHDATYDKNTGFKTKQVLTYPVVAENKYLMGVIQLLNKKSGGRFTRKDEECVAEIAKALGTAFHTLRKTSKKPPSKFDYLLTNGKISQQDLDVALNEAKKGTTDIESLLIEKYKVPKAEIGKSLANFHKCPYIEYNERTIVDIELLKNLNVDYLKKNHWMPLKRDRAAIEILTDDPGDLDRVQDIKRTFPGLNIRFAVSLRRDIALFLTSTTGGPEVSNKMNENVSDILGELVSESQLEAQEEASSAGLDENDNAIVRLANQIIADAFRQGTSDIHIEPYGEKRDTLVRFRVDGDCFEYMKIPPSYRRAIVSRLKIMASLDIAERRKPQDGKIKFKIGENKEIELRVATIPTAGYNEDVVMRILAASEPLPVDKMGFSDRNLREIKSIAEKPYGIILCVGPTGSGKTTTLHSVLGYINTPDIKIWTAEDPVEITQYGLRQVQVHSKIGFTFAAAMRAFLRADPDVIMVGEMRDKETADTGIEASLTGHLVLSTLHTNSAVETITRLLDMGCDSFSFADAMLGVLAQRLARRICKECKEAYQPSKEEYEELRLGYGPDYWNTLKVPFDANFRLYRGKGCDACNRTGLKGRVALHELLLGTDHMKKLIQNKAKTDEMLKAAMDDGMTTLVQDGIQKVLQGHTTYKEVKAVAIK
- a CDS encoding tetratricopeptide repeat protein, with the protein product MRSRREGCHAGMSVLALCALLGCATAQPPVPPEPQPGPWAAQLESLRRQGDHWLTRGDRARAAEAYEAARRVAESLDDRRTLVGTLNDIGRVALARGDSTLAITSHGRAVTLARELGAPDLLLESVTALGTATHQAGQTEEAEQFYQEALELAQQKADQGAEATLRNNLGLLRQAKGDLEQAAQQFRHAMALNQATGNLASEASNHVNLGMVAEARQAYDAAEQEFERALELDKAAEHRTGIAADLLRLGRVADRRGFPDRGLAFFERAYHSYLAQGDRVGAGAALTQAVACAKKLGREADVARLGQALSQLSVPASAR
- a CDS encoding MlaD family protein; this translates as MHYSHQLSSGRLAQIVGTFVVIPLLILAGAGFWMSRAEHLFEPKYSLKASLSKSYGLEPGAPVVVSGISIGRVKRVDLNDRGTVDVTLQLLTRYQNMVKDNSDLRVTKSGVVVGQTQVDIGMGTANSPPLADGATIRAVEPRDIGDLLNEVEPVLMAVKQTLLRVETITQDVQGGLKAGGKALEQVAVATQDLPSVVASVQRTIASVEQTATALPTMTGSIKRTLSVVDRVTADVQQATGRLPAILNSAESTLASVKRLSDSVDEVSQELIPVIRTAEGTLTEVSTLVRGAKQTFPFNRFAENAGPAPKSSPVRPQMGTQSLRGDQLRR
- a CDS encoding ABC transporter ATP-binding protein; the protein is MSETAISFAQVRAPLAGSTSCLQLDLQITAGQFVALVGPSRSGKSLTIELAAGLLPPQSGKVMVLGQDWSAVEEAGDGPVRLRVGAVLQQPGLLSNMTLFNNVLLPLRYHRGAMPDRQREQVVMAQLERLGLASLRDRFPAELNQGEIRRGAIARSLMLEPDVLLLDDPVAGLDADMVLVLKQYVEARRQQQPLTVVAALRSFSPFIEGADRLVVLQDGRVEADGSLESVGRTVPPALRRYVE
- a CDS encoding ABC transporter permease, encoding MLRRGGGRAHPMIEWVGRKTIAGYAYLAALATLFTQAVLDLVSPARQGRRETLRVLIRQILFTGVDALPVTSVIALLLGIIIVTQAGTQLPKLGAGGLVGSIIVVTVIRELGPLITAFIVVGRSGTAIATELGNMSVTREVVALRLMGIPISQFVIMPRMVGMVLSMLCLTFYFDVVAVFGGYLVADAQLTIPFSAFVESVTRALSTTDLLMTAIKGFGFGSAVAAVCCYHGLAVRSSYTEVPQQTTRAMINSFVLCLLVDVVVTVPLYL
- a CDS encoding PilZ domain-containing protein, whose translation is MEQTNTLRKSRRVATDCRLEFIGEDEVDGVAEMLDVSFTGCMARSEHVMPPGFRLRLSLFLTDGLEWPVRVDEAVVRWARGGEVGIEFVVMRPPQLHRIQQFVIKHRPVS